The following nucleotide sequence is from Apium graveolens cultivar Ventura chromosome 4, ASM990537v1, whole genome shotgun sequence.
ATTCCTTCAAAGATTGAAGTGGATGTAAGCAGTCTTGATCTTGGAGATTCAGTGTCCATGCATGATGCTAAGGTTCATCCGTCCCTAAAGCTTCTAAGCAAAAATGAGGCCATGCCTGTGTGCAAAGTCGTGGCACCACTACCAGATTACTATCAAATTGCGCCAGAGGAAGTGTAAGCTATTGCAATAAATCCCTGTATCAGCAAGATGCTTAATTGTTATGCTAGGTTGGTTATGCGAGAATGTTTGCAAGTCCATTTCTGTAATAATTTGTTCATTTGCCTTTTGGAATTTATCAAATTACTTGGTGACTTAATTTTAAGATTTTAGTTTGATGTAAGCTCATATGGGATGATTCTCATTCTCCATTCTCCATTCTCCATTCTCCATTCTCCGCTTGTTTCTTATGTGCGATCATGGTCATCAATTTTGTGGTTACCTGTGATGGTATATTGGAATGGAAGCATTGTTATGATGTTGAGGAATTTGgtatactaatgtggagttacagatcagattatgTTTAGAAGTGGCTGTTCTATTTTACTGATGAATATGCGTGAAGATTAAAATAATTTTGGGGGTTTTAGAGAGAGATAAGTAGAGGCTCTTGACTAAGTCAGTTCTTGCTCATTTCCAAATAAGGTCGCTATATATATACCCATTACGCCCTATGTACCCTTTACGTAATTCTTATATATGTTCTTGACCAAGATTTACTCCACGGGCTTTCAGATTTAGTGCTGTAATTATTATGCATGTATTTTGGTATTGTTATTGATACTCGATATTGAGCTTGGGAGTTTTTCCTTCAATTTGGTCGAATTATGCTAATGGCGATATAGGATCCTGTGATATGGTAGCTGTGTTGAAAGCTAGATCACATGATATAAGTTATGGATTATGATTCTTTGTCAAAGAAAGAAATGACAGATTCAATATTCAATTTTTGTATCAGAAAGTCgaataaaagaaataaaacaaTGTTCTCCTTTTAGCCTTATTGCGATAAAGCTTCATGAAGCTTCATGATTGATAAATATAAATACTATATCTACTCCATTAACTCTTTTATTCTATTCCATCCGTTCTTTTTTACATTTCCTATTTTGACTTGTAACACTGTTCATGGTAAACGATTTGActattaatttacgtctaatctataagatcaaatatagtcatAAGTGATCTTGTTGAATTcgtatttataaatattttaatacaataaagtttttatatttaatactaatacaaaattaaagatattaacgatCAAATGTGTGCATTGACAAAGGTGTACAACACAAATAGGAAACATTTTTAGAGACGGAGGGAGTACTGTAGGagtaaatgatttttaattaGTGTAGTATGATGCACTTAGGCGGCTAATAACAGAATGTGAAACTCCATTATATATAACAGGGGTGAAGGACATGTATACTCAGTTACACGCACAATAATATAAATAGAAAGGAGATGGGAGCAGCCTCAGACAACAACACTAGCAGCAAATCGAAATCTGATGaaaaatataaaatcatatatgaCTGGTAAGTAAGAGACAGGCAGAAATCTATGTAATTCAATATATTTTTGTTCGGAGTTCTATGTTGCTTGAGAACTAAAATGATTTTGTTGTTTCATTACAGTTGTTCTTGCCTCTCCGGTTGCTGGTTAGCTTGCTTCAGTTTGATGTTCTTCTGAATCGTCTTGTATCGAGTAGTGGAGAATATTAAGCTTTTTGATACACATAATCATGTTTATGATCTTGTGATTGTGATTGTGTTATGTTTCTTGTTATGTCATGCTTGGAAATTTGGTTAGCCATCTCTGAATCAAGAATCAGTATTTCATTTTGTGCAGTGACAACTTATCAATTATTGGAGCTTCCGAGCAATTTATAATTCTggtgttgtgtttgttaatttgAGCTAATAAATGATTTAAGTACAAATATTCTGTAGCATTTGTTTGCGCCTTCCTCTTTTCATGTTATTTACTTTTCATCAAGTACTTCTATTAGGCTTAGGCTCTTTGCTCAACTTCTCAGTGCTTTAGATTCAGCAAAGCAAAGGTGAACTCGATCCGAATTACTGTATTTGGTGGTTAGCTGGTTCAAAATAGAAGATTTTACAATTAGATGTGCTTAATTCAATTACAAGTATCTAATTCAAACCGATATTTATCAATCATCATATTAGACCATCTGGAAGCTGTGGTCGCCGGATATTTGTTGTCAAAGGGTATTTGAAATGTaacattttcatttttatatcaaaagttaaATCAAAGAAAAAAGAAAGTCCTTTTTCAAGCCTCAGTGCGATCAACAGGTCTCATCacattatttaaatatttaaatacaaTTTGCTACACCCAATAACTCCCTAATTCAACTACAGTATATAGTAATTGAGTTTTTATAACTCGTGACTATATTGTTACAACACGCGCTTGGGCGGCTAATAATACAGAGAAAGGGGGGTAACTAACTGGATCGTTGAATTCCCGTTGTCTATATATATAAGAGGGAGGAATGAAGGACATACACACACAGAGTTACACTTATAAACacattaattttaaatttaaatatatagAGCGGAAGATGGAAGCAGCCAGTGACAAGAACACCACCACCAGCAGCAGCAAAACAGATTCTGATGAAAAATATGGAATTTTATGACCGGTTAAGTAATAtcttttttttattataaataacgTATTGTAAATCTCAAATTACTGGATAATGTATGACTTAATAAATGCAACAATATATTTTTCAGTGTATCTGATTTCAATGACTGAATGTCCTATTTATACTTACAGAAAGATATGATAAGATTACACATATTACGAAtgataagataggattgcacgtgCTACGAAaaaataagataggattgcacgtgTTACGAAAAGATAAGATATGATTTTAATCAAAATTCTTTCTTACTAAGTTTCTTCTCTGAGAAGTTATGCGAGTCTTCGTTAATAAGTATCGCGAGTCTTCCTTAGTAAGATTTGACAATCATTATTTTAACACTCCCCCTTGATTGTCAAATGTGAGTATCTCAAAGATTgactgcctcgttaaaaccttgcaaAGAAAACCCGGTCGGATAAAAACCTCGACGAAGAAAAAAATGTACAGTCTCTCCCTGAATAAAATATCTCACATACTGACATCTTGATGTAATATTTTCTTCAATTTTCGCATTCCGATGTTATTTTGTAGCATCTCAAATGTTGATGTCGGTAGTGACTTTGTAAGTATATCCGCCAGATTATCACATGATCGAACTTGTTGTACCTCAATATCTCTATTCTTTTATAATTCGTAAGCGTAGAAGAATTTTGGTAAGATGTGTTTTGTTCGATCTCCCTTGATATATTTGAATTATCTTCAAACAAAATAGGGGACCGTCTATAACATTTGATAATCCACATGAATGCCGAATATGTTGGATTATGGATCATAGCCAGACACATTCCATACTTGCTTCATGGATTGCTAGTAATTCTGCGTGATTTGATGAAGTTGCATCCATGGTGTGTTTTGTAGATTTCCAAGAGATAGCAGTACTGTAGTATATGAATAAGTAACCTGTCTGTGATAAGTATCCAACATCTGCATATCCAACCAGCTGTGATTTCGAATTTTTTGAAAAGAATAATCCAAGATCAATTGTCCCGCGAAGATATCTCAATATATGCTTGATTCCATCCCAATGTCTTTTAGATGGATCTGAACTGAATCTTGCTAATAGATTCACAGTAAAAGCAATATCAGGTCGTGTGTTATTTGCGAGGTACATAAGAGCGTCAATTGCACTGAGATATGGAACTTCTGGTCCAAGTGGATCTTCATCTTCTTTTCTGGGACGAAATGGATCATTTTCAACTTCAAGTGACCGAACCACCATTGGTGTAGTTAGATGATGAGATTTGTCCATGTAAAATCGATCAAGAACTTTTTCAGTGTAGGttgattgatgaacaaatattcaTGAAGATAAGTGTTCCACCTTTAAACCTAAACATGACTTTGTCTTTCCAAGATCTTTCATCTCaaactcatttttcaaataattaGCAGCATTAGTAATATCTTCAGAAGTACCTACAATATTCAAATCGTCCACATATACAGCAATAATAATGAAACCAGTTTGAGGTCTTTTAATAAATAAACATGGACATACTTTATCATTAACATACCCATCATTCAATAGGTATTCACTAAGTTTGTTGGTATACGACCAGATTGTTTCAGTCCATATATTGATCGTTGTAATTTAACTGAGTATAAATGACGAGTCTTAGTCTCATACAATTTTAATCCTTCAGGGATTTTCATATAGATATCACTATCAAGTGATCCATACAGGTAGGCTGTCACAACGTCCACCAGACGTGTTTCCAATTTTTCCATACAAACCATACCCATAAGAAAACGAAAAGTAACTACATCCATCACAGGAGAGTAAGTTTCCTAGTAATCAAATCCAGGCCTTTGAGAGAATTCATGGGCTACCAGTCGTGCCTTATATCTCACAATTTAATTTCTCTCATTTCGTTTTCGTACAAACACCCATATAATCCTGATGGGGATCACACCAGCTGAGGTTTGGACTGCAGGTCCAAATACATTTCTCTTGCGCAAGGTTGTAATTCTTCCTGTATTGCAATTTTCCATTTTGGCCAGTCATCTCTTTGTCGACATTCTTCCACACTTTATAGTTCAGGATCGGAGTTCATAATAATATCACATGCCACGATAAAAGCATATACATCATCAATCTCAATACTCCCACGATCCAATAATTTTTGCTTTATGGACATAATTCATTAAGATCTCATAATTTTCATTTACCTTTGCTTTTGTGGAAGCATTTGCCACTTCTGGGGCATGTGCCACTTTTGGGGAAACATTCTCTTCTGGAGGAAATCCCACATCTGGGATTTTTGTTATAGCCACTTCGGGGGCTTGAACATCTTCAGAAGGTAATACCACTTATGGGGTATTTTCTGGAACACTTGCCACTTCAGAGGCAGGTCCAATTAATTTCCGTTTTCGTGGTACAACATATTTTGCACCAACAGGTCAACCACGCTTCTGGCGTGGCTTTAAATCACCAATCAATTCTTTAGGAATTGATTTTTTAGTAGGGATTTCAACTCGTGCCGAAGCATTAACAACATGTATATGTGACCTTATAATATGTCTAGAGTCACTAAAAGCATCCGGCATTTGTTTAGCAATATTTTGCAAATGAGTAATTCTTTGAACTTCAGATTCACATTGATTAGTACGTCAATCAATAGAATTTAATCCTGAAGCATTCCATGATATTTCCGAATTTAATTTATGCAAATCATTATCCTCCCTAATTTAGGGAACATGGATTCATCAAAATGATAATTAGCATATCTAGCAGTAAACATATCACCAATCAATGGTTCAAGGTATCTTATAATAGATAGTGAATCAAAGCCAACATATATACCAGTTCTTCTTTGAGATCCCATTTTAGATCTCTATGGTGGTGATATAGGGACATACACAGCACAACCAAATACCTTAAAGTGAGAGATATTAGGGATTTGACCAAGAACTAATTCTTGAGAAGATTGTTTGTGGTAAGCAGATGGTCTTATCCTAATAATATTTGTAGCATGAAGTATTGCATTACCCCAAACAGATATAGGAAGATTAGCTTTTAAAAGTAAGGGGCGTGCAATAAGTTGAAGTCTTTTAATTAACGATTCCGCTAAACCATTTTGTGTATGCACGTGAGCTACGGGGTGTTCGATAGAGATTCCTATTGACATACAATAATCATTGAAAGTAGGAGATGTAAATTCAAAGGCATTATCAAGTCGAATTAATTTGATAGGATTATCAGGAAATTGGGCTCATAATTTGATTATTTGAGCAAGAACCTTGGCAAAGGCTGTATTTTTGGTCGAGAGTACACaaacatgagaccatctagttgagGCATCGATTAGCTAGGACCATGAAATATCTAAATGGTCCAGATGATGGATGAATATGACCACATATATCACCTTGAATTCATTCTAAGAAATCCGGAGATTCGTTTTGAAGTTTAACTGTAGATGGTCGAACAATTAGTTTTCCCAAAGAACATGATGAACAAGGAAGTTCATCATGTGGCATGACCTTTTGATTTCCAAGGGGATGTCATGTATAATTTTCTATAATTCGACGCATCATGGATACTCCTGGATGGCCAAGTCTTTCATGTCAAAGGGTGAATGATTTTGGATCTATAATTTTGGGAGTAGTGATACTGTGAGACTCGATTACTCTAATTTCGGTAGCATAAAATTCAGATGAGGTTGATTGCAATTTTTCTAAGATCTTCTTATGTTCTGAGGTGATTGAGATGATAAGAAGATATTCTTTTTCATTTTCTCTAGTGGTTTCTATAAGTAAACCATTAAGAcggatatctttaaaactcagaagatttctagtggatttgcTAGATTATAGAGCATTATGTATGTGAATTTGTGTCTCATTCGGTAGTATAAAACTAGCTTTCCCAAAACCTTCTATGATATTTGATGTTCCCGAAATCATCCAAATGTGTGAGTTGGTTCTAGTCAATTTTGAGAAATATTTCTGATTTTGTAAAATTATGTGAGTGGTTGCGGAGTCAACAATACATATATCTTCCATATTTATGTTGTGTATATATAAGTGAACAATAATTTTATTATGCAAACAACGTACATAATACAAGAACATAAAACAAGTACATGAAAGCAGAATATTAAAACAAACACGTCTAAAACATAAAATCAAAGAAATAAAAATGAAATCTAGTTATCTAAATCATAATAAAGGTTAGCACTAGTGTCTAGTTCTTTTGAGGTCATGTTGTTTGGTTCTTCATTTAGATTATAACTAGCGAAGTTCATTTCTACCCTTTTTCCGTTATTCTTTTTATTTGCCTCGTGGAGGTCAACTAGATGTTTCGGTGTGCGACAGGTACATCTTCAGTGCCCATGTTCCCCACATCTGAGACAGATATCCCAAGTATCTTTTTCTTGTGGTGCCTTCCTTTTATTTGGCACTCCATGTTGCCACTTCTGGTGGTCAAAGTTGTTATAATCATCACGCTGCCACTTCAGGTGGCTAGAGTTATAATGATTTCAAAACCGGCCACGAAAGTTTTCATGCCCACGGTTTCGTCCGTAACCTCGTCCTCCTCTATGCCCTTTCCCACGCCCATTCTTATGGAATGACGTGTTCTGTACTTCAGGTAACTGGGCAGAGCCTGTGGGACGCATCTGATGATTTTTCAGTAACAACTCGTTATTCTTTTCAGCGACAAGAAGAAGAGATATCAGCTCGCTATACTTCCAAAAATTGTGCTCGCTATACTGTTGCGCCAGAATTATAGTATTGGGGTGAAAGATTGAAAGGTTTTTTTTCTAACATGTCAGCATCAGTAATATTTTCACCACACAAAATCAGTTTTGTGCTTATTTTGAACAAGGCAGAATTATATTCAGCGACAGATTTAAAATCTTACAACCTTATATGTATTTAGTCATAACGGGCATGTGGGAAATTGATAAGTTTTTGGTGATCAAACCTAACTTTGAGATTGGTCCAAAGGGTGAGTGGATTTTTCACAGTTAGATATTCAGATTTCAAATTTTCATGGATGTGGTGTCTAGTAAAAATGATAACTTTAGCATTTTGTTCAACACTTGGGGTCTTTCCTGATTCTATGATGTCTTTGAGCCCGTTAGCACTAAGATGTAATTCTGCATCGAGTACCCAAGATAAATAATTATCCCTAGACATATCCAACACAACAAACTCTAATTTTACAAAATTTGCCATTCTGaatgtaaaataaatattaaaatatgatgCAATGCTTCacaaatatatttaaataattatttccAAATAATAACATATATGATACGATTAATATAAAAGTCACGACGGCATAGCCAGCCAGAAAATTTTTGGATATTACTTGACGACATAGCCATCTTTATAACGTTTAAACAGTAATATAAACAAATACCGATAATAATTAGAATAAAATGATAAAGTTTAAAATGTACCTCTTTCATTAAATGAAACTTATTCGGGTAATACCTTCTTCGTGAATAGAGCTTACTTGGACAATACCTCCTTCGTAAATAAAGCTTGCTCGGGCAGAGACTCGTGCTGATA
It contains:
- the LOC141718864 gene encoding secreted RxLR effector protein 161-like; this encodes MVVRSLEVENDPFRPRKEDEDPLGPEVPYLSAIDALMYLANNTRPDIAFTVNLLARFSSDPSKRHWDGIKHILRYLRGTIDLGLFFSKNSKSQLVGYADVGYLSQTGYLFIYYSTAISWKSTKHTMDATSSNHAELLAIHEASMECVWL